In Xiphophorus maculatus strain JP 163 A chromosome 18, X_maculatus-5.0-male, whole genome shotgun sequence, a single genomic region encodes these proteins:
- the LOC102220551 gene encoding anoctamin-7-like isoform X4: MNRAPESGQPTSVQCWTNTPPLKRKERKIQRASILNRNVFRDGKIRIDFVLVWEELRGANENDTGNSATQRKWREQFLNRLRQVGLLQEQREIFRAKKRIRFILLSAPWRVLCYYAEEINLKVPLEVVTDPMTNWSEHFLSKLSLPNPLSQNVPNPPLEYYTCQFKSNKLERFLGSGDKETFFKTTQRHQVLYEILARTPYGSVNRGEVGIDRLISEEVFTAAYPLHEGDYRMPDDPVPLKSLVLRQILHGYWSKWSCWRRYQPLGHIREYFGEKIALYFAWIGFYTAWLLPASLIGTLVFLLGFVDLFSDVPAKEVCESGNSFIMCPLCNICSTWNYSSICITYKAGLLFDNWGTVFLSLFMSLWAVTFLEYWRRTSSTLSHRWGCSDFEDIEERPRPEFSAMAPMTTRNPITGAEEPYFPENKRFHRTVTGCMVIIVMISVVPMFLISIILYRTILRVVLYKSTTTDSSSAGTIASISASVLNLIIILTLSRIYTWLAGVLTRWEMHRTQTKYEDMFILKVFIFQFVNFYSTPVYIAFFKGRFVGYPGMYNTLFGLRNEECGAGGCLIDLAQELLVIMVGKQMINNVHEFISPKVQAWWQKNKIRPPQMAGEGTQTMKDVSPWEADYDLLVCEGLFGEYLEMVLQFGFITIFVAACPLAPLFALMNNWVEIRLDAQKYVREYRRPVVERAQDIGIWFHILQFISHIAVISNACLIAFTSSFVPRLYYRYTRDSTLSGFVNFTLATAPLSHNTTCKYRGYRDDNGEYLPEYFHLIAIRLSFVVIFEHVVFFIGRLIDLTVSNIPEEVEIKIKREHYVAKQALAENKALGKAMVPNDKDVGSGHCGSRSLVQFDPCIALPTHLITIPEKTDPASGC; the protein is encoded by the exons CGAGCATCGATTCTAAACAGGAACGTGTTCAGAGACGGAAAGATTCGAATTG ATTTTGTCCTGGTGTGGGAGGAGCTTCGGGGTGCTAATGAGAACGACACAGGTAATAGCGCCACCCAGAGGAAGTGGAGGGAACAGTTTCTGAACAGACTGAGACAAGTAggcctgctgcaggagcag AGAGAGATCTTCAGGGCGAAGAAGAGGATCCGCTTCATCCTCCTCAGCGCCCCTTGGAGGGTCCTCTGCTACTACGCCGAGGAGATCAATCTCAAAGTCCCGCTGGAG GTGGTCACCGATCCGATGACTAACTGGTCCGAACATTTCCTGTCCAAACTGTCCCTCCCCAATCCACTGTCCCAGAACGTCCCCAACCCACCGCTGGAATACTACACCTGTCAGTTCAAGTCCAACAAGCTGGAAAG GTTCCTGGGAAGTGGTGACAAGGAGACGTTCTTTAAGACCACCCAGAGACACCAAGTG ctgTATGAGATCCTGGCCAGAACTCCGTACGGTTCTGTGAACCGGGGCGAGGTGGGCATCGACCGGCTGATCAGTGAGGAAGTCTTCACGGCAGCGTACCCACTGCACGAG GGGGACTACAGGATGCCGGACGACCCAGTGCCCCTAAAGTCTTTAGTACTGAGGCAGATCCTGCATGGGTACTGGTCCAAGTGGTCCTGCTGGAGACGCTACCAACCTCTGGGCCACATAAGGGAGTATTTTGGGGAAAAGATAGCTCTCTACTTTGCATGGATCG GTTTCTACACTGCCTGGCTGCTGCCTGCTTCTCTGATTGGGACTCTGGTCTTCCTGTTGGGTTTTGTAGATTTGTTCTCTGACGTCCCAGC GAAGGAGGTGTGTGAAAGCGGAAACTCTTTCATCATGTGTCCTCTCTGTAACATCTGCTCCACTTGGAACTATTCCAGCATCTGCATCACCTATAAG GCGGGTCTCCTGTTTGACAACTGGGGCACAGTGTTTCTCAGTCTCTTCATGTCTTTGTGGGCCGTCACCTTCCTGGAGTACTGGAGGAGAACTTCTTCAACTCTTTCCCACCGCTGGGGCTGCTCTGACTTTGAGGACATTGAG GAGCGTCCGCGTCCAGAGTTCTCGGCCATGGCGCCGATGACCACGAGGAACCCGATCACTGGGGCCGAGGAACCTTACTTTCCTGAGAATAAACGCTTCCACAGAACTGTGACTGGATGCATGGTCATCATTGTCATG ATTTCTGTGGTCCCGATGTTCCTCATTTCCATTATTTTGTACCGTACCATCCTCAGAGTCGTACTCTACAAGTCAACTACAACTGACAGCTCCTCT GCTGGGACGATAGCCAGCATTTCAGCATCAGTGCTGAACCTGATCATTATCCTGACATTGTCCAGAATTTACACCTGGCTGGCCGGCGTCCTCACACGCTGGG AGATGCATCGCACTCAAACCAAATATGAAGACATGTTCATCCTCAAAGTTTTCATATTCCAGTTTGTGAACTTCTACTCAACTCCAGTCTACATCGCCTTCTTCAAAGGCAg GTTCGTTGGTTACCCTGGAATGTACAACACTCTGTTTGGACTTCGTAATGAAGAG TGTGGAGCCGGCGGGTGTCTTATTGACCTGGCTCAGGAGCTGCTGGTCATCATGGTGGGAAAACAGATGATCAACAACGTCCATGAATTCATCTCCCC GAAGGTTCAGGCGTggtggcagaaaaacaaaatccgtCCTCCACAGATGGCAGGGGAGGGGACTCAGACGATGAAGGACGTTTCTCCTTGGGAGGCAGATTACGACCTGCTGGTCTGTGAGGGACTCTTCGGTGAATATCTGGAGATGG TGCTTCAGTTTGGTTTCATCACCATCTTTGTGGCGGCGTGTCCTCTCGCTCCTCTCTTCGCTCTCATGAACAACTGGGTGGAAATCCGTTTGGACGCTCAGAAGTATGTTAGAGAATACCGCCGCCCGGTTGTGGAGCGAGCTCAGGACATCGGCATCTGGTTTCACATCCTGCAGTTCATCTCACACATAGCCGTCATCAGCAAC GCTTGTCTCATTGCCTTCACCTCGTCCTTTGTGCCTCGGCTGTACTACCGTTACACCAGAGACAGCACCCTGAGCGGCTTCGTTAACTTCACCCTGGCAACAGCCCCACTCAGCCACAACACCACCTGCAA GTATAGAGGTTACAGGGATGATAACGGTGAATATCTGCCGGAGTACTTTCACCTCATTGCTATACGACTCAGCTTCGTCGTCATCTTTGAG CATGTGGTCTTCTTCATCGGCCGACTGATTGACCTGACGGTTTCTAACATCCCAGAAGAGGTGGAGATTAAGATAAAGAGGGAGCACTACGTGGCGAAACAGGCGCTGGCTGAGAATAAG GCTTTGGGGAAAGCCATGGTGCCAAATGATAAGGATGTTGGGTCAGGTCATTGTGGATCCAGAAGCCTAGTACAATTCGATCCCTGCATTGCATTACCAACACATCTGATCACGATCCCAGAGAAAACGGATCCAGCTAGCGGCTGCTGA
- the LOC102220551 gene encoding anoctamin-7-like isoform X2, whose product MTNWSEHFLSKLSLPNPLSQNVPNPPLEYYTCQFKSNKLERFLGSGDKETFFKTTQRHQVLYEILARTPYGSVNRGEVGIDRLISEEVFTAAYPLHEGDYRMPDDPVPLKSLVLRQILHGYWSKWSCWRRYQPLGHIREYFGEKIALYFAWIGFYTAWLLPASLIGTLVFLLGFVDLFSDVPAKEVCESGNSFIMCPLCNICSTWNYSSICITYKAGLLFDNWGTVFLSLFMSLWAVTFLEYWRRTSSTLSHRWGCSDFEDIEERPRPEFSAMAPMTTRNPITGAEEPYFPENKRFHRTVTGCMVIIVMISVVPMFLISIILYRTILRVVLYKSTTTDSSSAGTIASISASVLNLIIILTLSRIYTWLAGVLTRWEMHRTQTKYEDMFILKVFIFQFVNFYSTPVYIAFFKGRFVGYPGMYNTLFGLRNEECGAGGCLIDLAQELLVIMVGKQMINNVHEFISPKVQAWWQKNKIRPPQMAGEGTQTMKDVSPWEADYDLLVCEGLFVLQFGFITIFVAACPLAPLFALMNNWVEIRLDAQKYVREYRRPVVERAQDIGIWFHILQFISHIAVISNACLIAFTSSFVPRLYYRYTRDSTLSGFVNFTLATAPLSHNTTCKYRGYRDDNGEYLPEYFHLIAIRLSFVVIFEHVVFFIGRLIDLTVSNIPEEVEIKIKREHYVAKQALAENKALGKAMVPNDKDVGSGHCGSRSLVQFDPCIALPTHLITIPEKTDPASGC is encoded by the exons ATGACTAACTGGTCCGAACATTTCCTGTCCAAACTGTCCCTCCCCAATCCACTGTCCCAGAACGTCCCCAACCCACCGCTGGAATACTACACCTGTCAGTTCAAGTCCAACAAGCTGGAAAG GTTCCTGGGAAGTGGTGACAAGGAGACGTTCTTTAAGACCACCCAGAGACACCAAGTG ctgTATGAGATCCTGGCCAGAACTCCGTACGGTTCTGTGAACCGGGGCGAGGTGGGCATCGACCGGCTGATCAGTGAGGAAGTCTTCACGGCAGCGTACCCACTGCACGAG GGGGACTACAGGATGCCGGACGACCCAGTGCCCCTAAAGTCTTTAGTACTGAGGCAGATCCTGCATGGGTACTGGTCCAAGTGGTCCTGCTGGAGACGCTACCAACCTCTGGGCCACATAAGGGAGTATTTTGGGGAAAAGATAGCTCTCTACTTTGCATGGATCG GTTTCTACACTGCCTGGCTGCTGCCTGCTTCTCTGATTGGGACTCTGGTCTTCCTGTTGGGTTTTGTAGATTTGTTCTCTGACGTCCCAGC GAAGGAGGTGTGTGAAAGCGGAAACTCTTTCATCATGTGTCCTCTCTGTAACATCTGCTCCACTTGGAACTATTCCAGCATCTGCATCACCTATAAG GCGGGTCTCCTGTTTGACAACTGGGGCACAGTGTTTCTCAGTCTCTTCATGTCTTTGTGGGCCGTCACCTTCCTGGAGTACTGGAGGAGAACTTCTTCAACTCTTTCCCACCGCTGGGGCTGCTCTGACTTTGAGGACATTGAG GAGCGTCCGCGTCCAGAGTTCTCGGCCATGGCGCCGATGACCACGAGGAACCCGATCACTGGGGCCGAGGAACCTTACTTTCCTGAGAATAAACGCTTCCACAGAACTGTGACTGGATGCATGGTCATCATTGTCATG ATTTCTGTGGTCCCGATGTTCCTCATTTCCATTATTTTGTACCGTACCATCCTCAGAGTCGTACTCTACAAGTCAACTACAACTGACAGCTCCTCT GCTGGGACGATAGCCAGCATTTCAGCATCAGTGCTGAACCTGATCATTATCCTGACATTGTCCAGAATTTACACCTGGCTGGCCGGCGTCCTCACACGCTGGG AGATGCATCGCACTCAAACCAAATATGAAGACATGTTCATCCTCAAAGTTTTCATATTCCAGTTTGTGAACTTCTACTCAACTCCAGTCTACATCGCCTTCTTCAAAGGCAg GTTCGTTGGTTACCCTGGAATGTACAACACTCTGTTTGGACTTCGTAATGAAGAG TGTGGAGCCGGCGGGTGTCTTATTGACCTGGCTCAGGAGCTGCTGGTCATCATGGTGGGAAAACAGATGATCAACAACGTCCATGAATTCATCTCCCC GAAGGTTCAGGCGTggtggcagaaaaacaaaatccgtCCTCCACAGATGGCAGGGGAGGGGACTCAGACGATGAAGGACGTTTCTCCTTGGGAGGCAGATTACGACCTGCTGGTCTGTGAGGGACTCTTCG TGCTTCAGTTTGGTTTCATCACCATCTTTGTGGCGGCGTGTCCTCTCGCTCCTCTCTTCGCTCTCATGAACAACTGGGTGGAAATCCGTTTGGACGCTCAGAAGTATGTTAGAGAATACCGCCGCCCGGTTGTGGAGCGAGCTCAGGACATCGGCATCTGGTTTCACATCCTGCAGTTCATCTCACACATAGCCGTCATCAGCAAC GCTTGTCTCATTGCCTTCACCTCGTCCTTTGTGCCTCGGCTGTACTACCGTTACACCAGAGACAGCACCCTGAGCGGCTTCGTTAACTTCACCCTGGCAACAGCCCCACTCAGCCACAACACCACCTGCAA GTATAGAGGTTACAGGGATGATAACGGTGAATATCTGCCGGAGTACTTTCACCTCATTGCTATACGACTCAGCTTCGTCGTCATCTTTGAG CATGTGGTCTTCTTCATCGGCCGACTGATTGACCTGACGGTTTCTAACATCCCAGAAGAGGTGGAGATTAAGATAAAGAGGGAGCACTACGTGGCGAAACAGGCGCTGGCTGAGAATAAG GCTTTGGGGAAAGCCATGGTGCCAAATGATAAGGATGTTGGGTCAGGTCATTGTGGATCCAGAAGCCTAGTACAATTCGATCCCTGCATTGCATTACCAACACATCTGATCACGATCCCAGAGAAAACGGATCCAGCTAGCGGCTGCTGA
- the LOC102220551 gene encoding anoctamin-7-like isoform X3, which produces MTNWSEHFLSKLSLPNPLSQNVPNPPLEYYTCQFKSNKLERFLGSGDKETFFKTTQRHQVLYEILARTPYGSVNRGEVGIDRLISEEVFTAAYPLHEGDYRMPDDPVPLKSLVLRQILHGYWSKWSCWRRYQPLGHIREYFGEKIALYFAWIGFYTAWLLPASLIGTLVFLLGFVDLFSDVPAKEVCESGNSFIMCPLCNICSTWNYSSICITYKAGLLFDNWGTVFLSLFMSLWAVTFLEYWRRTSSTLSHRWGCSDFEDIEERPRPEFSAMAPMTTRNPITGAEEPYFPENKRFHRTVTGCMVIIVMAGTIASISASVLNLIIILTLSRIYTWLAGVLTRWEMHRTQTKYEDMFILKVFIFQFVNFYSTPVYIAFFKGRFVGYPGMYNTLFGLRNEECGAGGCLIDLAQELLVIMVGKQMINNVHEFISPKVQAWWQKNKIRPPQMAGEGTQTMKDVSPWEADYDLLVCEGLFGEYLEMVLQFGFITIFVAACPLAPLFALMNNWVEIRLDAQKYVREYRRPVVERAQDIGIWFHILQFISHIAVISNACLIAFTSSFVPRLYYRYTRDSTLSGFVNFTLATAPLSHNTTCKYRGYRDDNGEYLPEYFHLIAIRLSFVVIFEHVVFFIGRLIDLTVSNIPEEVEIKIKREHYVAKQALAENKALGKAMVPNDKDVGSGHCGSRSLVQFDPCIALPTHLITIPEKTDPASGC; this is translated from the exons ATGACTAACTGGTCCGAACATTTCCTGTCCAAACTGTCCCTCCCCAATCCACTGTCCCAGAACGTCCCCAACCCACCGCTGGAATACTACACCTGTCAGTTCAAGTCCAACAAGCTGGAAAG GTTCCTGGGAAGTGGTGACAAGGAGACGTTCTTTAAGACCACCCAGAGACACCAAGTG ctgTATGAGATCCTGGCCAGAACTCCGTACGGTTCTGTGAACCGGGGCGAGGTGGGCATCGACCGGCTGATCAGTGAGGAAGTCTTCACGGCAGCGTACCCACTGCACGAG GGGGACTACAGGATGCCGGACGACCCAGTGCCCCTAAAGTCTTTAGTACTGAGGCAGATCCTGCATGGGTACTGGTCCAAGTGGTCCTGCTGGAGACGCTACCAACCTCTGGGCCACATAAGGGAGTATTTTGGGGAAAAGATAGCTCTCTACTTTGCATGGATCG GTTTCTACACTGCCTGGCTGCTGCCTGCTTCTCTGATTGGGACTCTGGTCTTCCTGTTGGGTTTTGTAGATTTGTTCTCTGACGTCCCAGC GAAGGAGGTGTGTGAAAGCGGAAACTCTTTCATCATGTGTCCTCTCTGTAACATCTGCTCCACTTGGAACTATTCCAGCATCTGCATCACCTATAAG GCGGGTCTCCTGTTTGACAACTGGGGCACAGTGTTTCTCAGTCTCTTCATGTCTTTGTGGGCCGTCACCTTCCTGGAGTACTGGAGGAGAACTTCTTCAACTCTTTCCCACCGCTGGGGCTGCTCTGACTTTGAGGACATTGAG GAGCGTCCGCGTCCAGAGTTCTCGGCCATGGCGCCGATGACCACGAGGAACCCGATCACTGGGGCCGAGGAACCTTACTTTCCTGAGAATAAACGCTTCCACAGAACTGTGACTGGATGCATGGTCATCATTGTCATG GCTGGGACGATAGCCAGCATTTCAGCATCAGTGCTGAACCTGATCATTATCCTGACATTGTCCAGAATTTACACCTGGCTGGCCGGCGTCCTCACACGCTGGG AGATGCATCGCACTCAAACCAAATATGAAGACATGTTCATCCTCAAAGTTTTCATATTCCAGTTTGTGAACTTCTACTCAACTCCAGTCTACATCGCCTTCTTCAAAGGCAg GTTCGTTGGTTACCCTGGAATGTACAACACTCTGTTTGGACTTCGTAATGAAGAG TGTGGAGCCGGCGGGTGTCTTATTGACCTGGCTCAGGAGCTGCTGGTCATCATGGTGGGAAAACAGATGATCAACAACGTCCATGAATTCATCTCCCC GAAGGTTCAGGCGTggtggcagaaaaacaaaatccgtCCTCCACAGATGGCAGGGGAGGGGACTCAGACGATGAAGGACGTTTCTCCTTGGGAGGCAGATTACGACCTGCTGGTCTGTGAGGGACTCTTCGGTGAATATCTGGAGATGG TGCTTCAGTTTGGTTTCATCACCATCTTTGTGGCGGCGTGTCCTCTCGCTCCTCTCTTCGCTCTCATGAACAACTGGGTGGAAATCCGTTTGGACGCTCAGAAGTATGTTAGAGAATACCGCCGCCCGGTTGTGGAGCGAGCTCAGGACATCGGCATCTGGTTTCACATCCTGCAGTTCATCTCACACATAGCCGTCATCAGCAAC GCTTGTCTCATTGCCTTCACCTCGTCCTTTGTGCCTCGGCTGTACTACCGTTACACCAGAGACAGCACCCTGAGCGGCTTCGTTAACTTCACCCTGGCAACAGCCCCACTCAGCCACAACACCACCTGCAA GTATAGAGGTTACAGGGATGATAACGGTGAATATCTGCCGGAGTACTTTCACCTCATTGCTATACGACTCAGCTTCGTCGTCATCTTTGAG CATGTGGTCTTCTTCATCGGCCGACTGATTGACCTGACGGTTTCTAACATCCCAGAAGAGGTGGAGATTAAGATAAAGAGGGAGCACTACGTGGCGAAACAGGCGCTGGCTGAGAATAAG GCTTTGGGGAAAGCCATGGTGCCAAATGATAAGGATGTTGGGTCAGGTCATTGTGGATCCAGAAGCCTAGTACAATTCGATCCCTGCATTGCATTACCAACACATCTGATCACGATCCCAGAGAAAACGGATCCAGCTAGCGGCTGCTGA
- the LOC102220551 gene encoding anoctamin-7-like isoform X1, whose product MTNWSEHFLSKLSLPNPLSQNVPNPPLEYYTCQFKSNKLERFLGSGDKETFFKTTQRHQVLYEILARTPYGSVNRGEVGIDRLISEEVFTAAYPLHEGDYRMPDDPVPLKSLVLRQILHGYWSKWSCWRRYQPLGHIREYFGEKIALYFAWIGFYTAWLLPASLIGTLVFLLGFVDLFSDVPAKEVCESGNSFIMCPLCNICSTWNYSSICITYKAGLLFDNWGTVFLSLFMSLWAVTFLEYWRRTSSTLSHRWGCSDFEDIEERPRPEFSAMAPMTTRNPITGAEEPYFPENKRFHRTVTGCMVIIVMISVVPMFLISIILYRTILRVVLYKSTTTDSSSAGTIASISASVLNLIIILTLSRIYTWLAGVLTRWEMHRTQTKYEDMFILKVFIFQFVNFYSTPVYIAFFKGRFVGYPGMYNTLFGLRNEECGAGGCLIDLAQELLVIMVGKQMINNVHEFISPKVQAWWQKNKIRPPQMAGEGTQTMKDVSPWEADYDLLVCEGLFVLLFSVLQFGFITIFVAACPLAPLFALMNNWVEIRLDAQKYVREYRRPVVERAQDIGIWFHILQFISHIAVISNACLIAFTSSFVPRLYYRYTRDSTLSGFVNFTLATAPLSHNTTCKYRGYRDDNGEYLPEYFHLIAIRLSFVVIFEHVVFFIGRLIDLTVSNIPEEVEIKIKREHYVAKQALAENKALGKAMVPNDKDVGSGHCGSRSLVQFDPCIALPTHLITIPEKTDPASGC is encoded by the exons ATGACTAACTGGTCCGAACATTTCCTGTCCAAACTGTCCCTCCCCAATCCACTGTCCCAGAACGTCCCCAACCCACCGCTGGAATACTACACCTGTCAGTTCAAGTCCAACAAGCTGGAAAG GTTCCTGGGAAGTGGTGACAAGGAGACGTTCTTTAAGACCACCCAGAGACACCAAGTG ctgTATGAGATCCTGGCCAGAACTCCGTACGGTTCTGTGAACCGGGGCGAGGTGGGCATCGACCGGCTGATCAGTGAGGAAGTCTTCACGGCAGCGTACCCACTGCACGAG GGGGACTACAGGATGCCGGACGACCCAGTGCCCCTAAAGTCTTTAGTACTGAGGCAGATCCTGCATGGGTACTGGTCCAAGTGGTCCTGCTGGAGACGCTACCAACCTCTGGGCCACATAAGGGAGTATTTTGGGGAAAAGATAGCTCTCTACTTTGCATGGATCG GTTTCTACACTGCCTGGCTGCTGCCTGCTTCTCTGATTGGGACTCTGGTCTTCCTGTTGGGTTTTGTAGATTTGTTCTCTGACGTCCCAGC GAAGGAGGTGTGTGAAAGCGGAAACTCTTTCATCATGTGTCCTCTCTGTAACATCTGCTCCACTTGGAACTATTCCAGCATCTGCATCACCTATAAG GCGGGTCTCCTGTTTGACAACTGGGGCACAGTGTTTCTCAGTCTCTTCATGTCTTTGTGGGCCGTCACCTTCCTGGAGTACTGGAGGAGAACTTCTTCAACTCTTTCCCACCGCTGGGGCTGCTCTGACTTTGAGGACATTGAG GAGCGTCCGCGTCCAGAGTTCTCGGCCATGGCGCCGATGACCACGAGGAACCCGATCACTGGGGCCGAGGAACCTTACTTTCCTGAGAATAAACGCTTCCACAGAACTGTGACTGGATGCATGGTCATCATTGTCATG ATTTCTGTGGTCCCGATGTTCCTCATTTCCATTATTTTGTACCGTACCATCCTCAGAGTCGTACTCTACAAGTCAACTACAACTGACAGCTCCTCT GCTGGGACGATAGCCAGCATTTCAGCATCAGTGCTGAACCTGATCATTATCCTGACATTGTCCAGAATTTACACCTGGCTGGCCGGCGTCCTCACACGCTGGG AGATGCATCGCACTCAAACCAAATATGAAGACATGTTCATCCTCAAAGTTTTCATATTCCAGTTTGTGAACTTCTACTCAACTCCAGTCTACATCGCCTTCTTCAAAGGCAg GTTCGTTGGTTACCCTGGAATGTACAACACTCTGTTTGGACTTCGTAATGAAGAG TGTGGAGCCGGCGGGTGTCTTATTGACCTGGCTCAGGAGCTGCTGGTCATCATGGTGGGAAAACAGATGATCAACAACGTCCATGAATTCATCTCCCC GAAGGTTCAGGCGTggtggcagaaaaacaaaatccgtCCTCCACAGATGGCAGGGGAGGGGACTCAGACGATGAAGGACGTTTCTCCTTGGGAGGCAGATTACGACCTGCTGGTCTGTGAGGGACTCTTCG TGCTGCTCTTCTCAGTGCTTCAGTTTGGTTTCATCACCATCTTTGTGGCGGCGTGTCCTCTCGCTCCTCTCTTCGCTCTCATGAACAACTGGGTGGAAATCCGTTTGGACGCTCAGAAGTATGTTAGAGAATACCGCCGCCCGGTTGTGGAGCGAGCTCAGGACATCGGCATCTGGTTTCACATCCTGCAGTTCATCTCACACATAGCCGTCATCAGCAAC GCTTGTCTCATTGCCTTCACCTCGTCCTTTGTGCCTCGGCTGTACTACCGTTACACCAGAGACAGCACCCTGAGCGGCTTCGTTAACTTCACCCTGGCAACAGCCCCACTCAGCCACAACACCACCTGCAA GTATAGAGGTTACAGGGATGATAACGGTGAATATCTGCCGGAGTACTTTCACCTCATTGCTATACGACTCAGCTTCGTCGTCATCTTTGAG CATGTGGTCTTCTTCATCGGCCGACTGATTGACCTGACGGTTTCTAACATCCCAGAAGAGGTGGAGATTAAGATAAAGAGGGAGCACTACGTGGCGAAACAGGCGCTGGCTGAGAATAAG GCTTTGGGGAAAGCCATGGTGCCAAATGATAAGGATGTTGGGTCAGGTCATTGTGGATCCAGAAGCCTAGTACAATTCGATCCCTGCATTGCATTACCAACACATCTGATCACGATCCCAGAGAAAACGGATCCAGCTAGCGGCTGCTGA